Proteins from a single region of Argiope bruennichi chromosome 6, qqArgBrue1.1, whole genome shotgun sequence:
- the LOC129972020 gene encoding zinc finger protein 26-like has product MDQNPCKRCGKTVTHDENHSCFLLVTESRYRLENESETYEKTIVVTGTSGVDIQNQGVLGASDLIYAKTDEECKMCVEESKWQTLNKDKKGFMDSIKCVIRNTLSDNNNISEAANSTVNPDRLPGSNESENGKMQVVDYVNDENISQQMHSQGHNKNEKMSSDEKKPISSKEEDNAVAGPSGICPHKKKFPKISCRKDTLETNYRTGTGDKPFMCNVCKKEFSRKVYRDRHYLTHTGERPFGCDFCEKSFDRG; this is encoded by the coding sequence atggatCAAAATCCTTGCAAACGTTGCGGTAAAACAGTGACACACGATGAGAATCACTCTTGCTTTCTTCTCGTTACAGAATCTCGATACAGACTTGAAAATGAAAGCGAAACTTATGAAAAAACTATAGTTGTCACCGGAACAAGTGGTGTCGACATACAGAATCAAGGGGTATTAGGTGCATCAGACTTGATATATGCAAAAACTGATGAAGAATGTAAAATGTGTGTTGAAGAGAGCAAATGgcagactttgaataaagataaaaaggGTTTTATGGATTCTATAAAATGTGTTATCAGAAATACTctttcagataataataatatttctgaagcTGCAAATTCGACTGTGAATCCTGATCGGCTACCAGGAAGTAACGAGTCGGAAAATGGCAAAATGCAAGTGGTAGATTATGTCAATGATGAAAACATTTCACAACAAATGCATTCTCAGGGCCACAATAAGAACGAGAAAATGTCTAGCGACGAGAAGAAACCTATTTCTTCCAAGGAAGAAGACAATGCTGTGGCTGGACCTTCCGGAATATGTCCTCATAAGAAGAAATTTCCTAAGATCTCCTGTAGGAAAGATACTCTTGAAACTAATTATCGAACGGGCACTGGCGACAAGCCGTTCATGTGCAATGTATGTAAGAAAGAATTCTCTCGGAAAGTATATCGCGACCGACATTATCTCACCCACACTGGCGAAAGACCTTTCGGGTGTGACTTCTGTGAAAAAAGTTTCGATCGTGGGTGA
- the LOC129972021 gene encoding zinc finger protein 182-like, translating into MDQYRCKRYGNIVTRDEDHTRYFHKRFDYRYSPQEPVESDGFSNQIRATTDVESQMRLENSKWQSLKNDKNNFIYSLECVINKAISDCKKISGTANLIANPDLPSLSEEPENGKRQVSEGETNEHTLLEVHSQGHNKNKKMTTYVKDPIPFKEDDNAVAGPSGLSPHKKKFSCSLCSKEFNYKYNLYRHYRTHTGDKPFKCYVCNKQFSQKVNLDPHYKMNTGEKPYAWDICEKKFNSKHNRDTHHRTHTGDRPFLCDVCNEGFTQKVHLIRHKNRKHTAERNAF; encoded by the coding sequence atggatCAATACCGTTGCAAACGTTACGGAAATATAGTGACACGAGATGAGGATCACACTCGCTACTTTCACAAGAGATTTGACTACAGGTATTCACCACAAGAGCCAGTAGAATCGGATGGTTTTTCAAACCAGATTCGTGCAACAACTGATGTAGAAAGTCAAATGCGACTTGAAAATAGCAAATGGCAATCTTTAAagaacgataaaaataatttcatatactcTCTAGAATGTGTTATCAACAAAGCAATTtcagattgtaaaaaaatttctggaacAGCAAATTTGATTGCGAATCCTGATCTCCCATCATTAAGTGAAGAGCCGGAAAATGGCAAGAGGCAAGTGTCAGAGGGTGAGACTAATGAACATACATTACTGGAAGTGCACTCTCAAGGTCACAATAAGAACAAGAAAATGACTACATACGTGAAGGACCCTATCCCTTTCAAGGAAGATGACAATGCCGTGGCTGGACCTTCGGGATTGAGTCCtcataagaagaaattttcttgCAGTTTATGTTCTAaggaattcaattataaatataatctctACAGACATTATCGAACCCACACTGGCGACAAACCCTTCAAGTGCTATGTATGTAATAAACAATTCTCTCAGAAAGTAAATCTCGACCCACATTACAAAATGAACACTGGCGAAAAACCTTATGCTTGGGATAtatgcgaaaaaaaatttaacagtaaaCACAATCGCGACACTCATCATCGAACCCACACCGGTGACAGACCTTTCTTGTGCGACGTTTGTAATGAAGGATTTACTCAAAAGGTTCATCTTATTAGACATAAAAATAGGAAGCATACTGCAGAACGGAATGCCTTTTAA